ACATAAAGGAAAAGCGGAATTTTTTACGGATTTGCATTTTCCCGATCAGGATCTTACAGAACTGCCGGGCTTGGATATGCTGCACTCCCCCGCGGGGGTGATTGCTCAGGCTCAGGACCGGGCTGCTGCTGTGTATCAAAGTGATGCCAGCTTTTATCTGATCAATGGGGCAACGGTGGGCAACCAAGGGATGTTCATGGCTTTGGCCGGTACCGGGAAGCGGGGGGAGGACCTGCAGCCGCCTAAGGTTCTGGTGGAGAGGCAGTCCCACCGTTCTGTGTTTTCGGCTTTGGTGTTATCGGGATGTGAACCGGAATATATCCCCAGTGTGGTTCATCCGGAGTTCGGGCTGCCCTTGGGACTGAAATCCATCGCTGAAGTGGATTTAGGCGAATTTCTGGGGGTTCATCTGACCTATCCCGGCTATTATGGGACCTTGCCGGATTTGGAAACGATCGCGGCCCAAAGGGATCGCCAGGCAGCTCAAGTGAGCATTTTGGTGGATCAGGCTCATGGCTCCCATTATTTGAGCCCGCTCTTCCCCAAAGGAGCTCTGGCTTATGGGGCGGATCTGGTGCTGTGCAGCACCCATAAGACCTTAAGCGCCTTGACTCAGGCGGCGATGCTTCATGTACAGGGCTCGCGGATACCCTGGTCCGCTATTAAGGAGGCCCTTGAGCTGCTGCAATCTTCCAGCCCCAGTTATCTCCTGATGGCCTCTTTGGAAAGGGCTGTCGAACATGCTTTGGAAAGCAGGCGCTGGGAGCTGCTTCATGAAGCAGTGCAGGAACTGCATCACCGTGTGGGCGGATCCTTGCGGATCTTAAACCCACAGGATGTAGGGACTTACGGGATTGCTGGGCTGGATTGGACGAAGATCATGATCAATACCCAAAGACTGGGAGTTGCGGCTCCCCGTTGTGTAGAGCATTTGCGTAAGAGTTATGGAATTGACCCTGAATTATGGGATGACAAAAATATTTTATTTCTGTTAGGCATTGGCAATACTCCCGAAGAGGTAGAGATCCTTACCAAGGGTTTATTAAGCTTAGCAAGCCTGAACAAAGATGTTGTGGCATCTCCTGAGGAAATCGTTTGCGAAATTCCTCTGCCGCCAGCCAGGCTCACTCCCCGCCAAGCCTATTTTGCCCGGAAGCGCAAGCTCCCCCTTGCGGAGAGTGTGGGACACATAGTGGGCGAGAGCATTTCCCCCTATCCCCCGGGCATTCCTTGGATCGTGATGGGAGAAGAGATGACTCCTGAGATCTTAGAGCTTCTGACCCGGCATAAGGGACGCTGGCAAGGCTGGGAGGATGCAGGCCAGGGAGTCTGGATCGTCGAGGAGGTTTAATGTGAACATTGCACTTCACCTGATCGAAAAAGCAGCTCAGGAAGGGCGGCTTGCTCATTTGCTGCTCTTTCACGGAGGGAGTGGCCCGGAGAGACGGAAAGCAGGGCTGGAGATTGCCCGGAGAATCAATTGCACTTCAGGTCAGGACGCGCCCTGTGGGCATTGTCTCTCCTGCAAGAAGATTCTTTCCGGGAACCATCCGGATGTGGAGGTAGTCAAGCCTGCCAAGGCATCCATAGGGATCGAGCAGATTCTGGATTGGCA
This genomic stretch from Desulfitobacterium chlororespirans DSM 11544 harbors:
- a CDS encoding aminotransferase class I/II-fold pyridoxal phosphate-dependent enzyme; amino-acid sequence: MSTLEEKNVLNLGHKLLQYEAQKLISFHTPGHKGKAEFFTDLHFPDQDLTELPGLDMLHSPAGVIAQAQDRAAAVYQSDASFYLINGATVGNQGMFMALAGTGKRGEDLQPPKVLVERQSHRSVFSALVLSGCEPEYIPSVVHPEFGLPLGLKSIAEVDLGEFLGVHLTYPGYYGTLPDLETIAAQRDRQAAQVSILVDQAHGSHYLSPLFPKGALAYGADLVLCSTHKTLSALTQAAMLHVQGSRIPWSAIKEALELLQSSSPSYLLMASLERAVEHALESRRWELLHEAVQELHHRVGGSLRILNPQDVGTYGIAGLDWTKIMINTQRLGVAAPRCVEHLRKSYGIDPELWDDKNILFLLGIGNTPEEVEILTKGLLSLASLNKDVVASPEEIVCEIPLPPARLTPRQAYFARKRKLPLAESVGHIVGESISPYPPGIPWIVMGEEMTPEILELLTRHKGRWQGWEDAGQGVWIVEEV